TGCCAACTAGAGTTTTGCCCCTTTTGCAGGAGACTGGTGCCAGCTTCCTACCATTCACAGGCCTCAAGGCTTTAAGCTTATTAGAAGCCTGAAATGTTAAATCTCAAGTTATGTTTGAATAGCTAGGATTATTCTTTAAGTATGCATGTGATCTGTTACCTGGGTCTTTTGTGATGAATTTATGGATTTACTAAATTTATGATTTACTAAATCTCAAAATTAAATCTCATCTACTTGAAGGACTCATGCATGTTGGAggtaatattcagaaatttttgAGCAATCGGCCTTCTTTCACTGATGATTTCAGTCATTCAAGAAGCATTTATTGCTGGCTGTATAGAACAGAATATAAAAGATGATGTGTCTATTTGGTGTCTAGTTGGGGAAATGATAGAAAAGTGCAAAACAACTTACAAGTTATAGATTACGGAGTGCAAACTATATAAATGCCAAGGGAACGCAAAGTTAGGAAGTAGTTAGTGGAAAATGTATTGGTCAGGGAGGAATTTTTCAAGGAGCTGAATCTTGAGCCAGGTCTCCAAGGAAGTGATGGACATAGGCAGAGATGAGTCAGGAGGGTATTCctggcagaggaagaagagaagggaaggggtgtGGAGTGGAGGTAGGAAGGGGCCAGTCATCAAACTGAGAGGCCAGAAGTCCAGCTTGGCAAAGTGATTGTCACTTTTTTCTAAATCTGCTGgtaaatatttgggaaaatgttAGTTtccaagtaaatattttaatgtgctcCAGTTGTGAAATTCCAGTGTCTCACCTTTATAATATCCTATTTATAAATCTTATTTATATCTCACTTAGGTGGGGCTAGACATTGCTCAGAAATTAGTGCAAATAAAAGGAGTAAAATTATAGATCATGGCTTGGGTGGTATGTGTGTAAAAAAATTGTTACCATAAATGTGTACCTTGAAATTGGGCTAGCTAAGAATTCGGTTATAAATTCTTAGAGCCAGAATATTGACTGTAGTACTACTTATGTGGTGCTCAGTGGTGGTGGGCAGACATTTCAACTCTTTAccccatatttttttaaaaatccagtttttGTTTAGATATAATTTGAACCTGGTATTCATACCAATTAAATGAAAGTCATCCATCTAGTAAATGCTTCCCAATATTCATTAGCCTAAAATAGGCCACATGTGCTTTTAGAAGGAGGGTTTACAAATGGCAgcataacatttattgaatgcctatttACCTAACACAcaggttctattttattttcccattttgtaaAAGACAAGTAGTTTTTGTTCTTATATGTGTGGGGAAGTATGAAATGGAACTTTCAAGCCaagggatataaaaataaaattgcttagAATATGTAAAATCACTGAAAACAGTGATTTAATTGAACCAAACATGTAAAATTGAGAGCTAGTGTCCCATCCAGGAAggccactttatttatttatttttggctgcattgggtcttcattgctgtgcacgggcttctcattgcggtggcttctcttgttggggagcacaggatctaggcgctcgggcttcaggagttgtggctcgcgggctctagagcacgggcttagttgctccgtggcatgtgggatcttcccgggccagggcttgaacacgtgtgccctgcattggcaggcagattcttaaccactgcgccacaagggaagtcccaggtaggctactattttttttttttttttttggatgcgttgggtcttagttgctgtgcacgggctttctccagttgtggcaagcgggggctactcttcattgtggagcgcgagctctaggcatgcagacttcagtagttgtggctcgcaggctcagtcgttgtggcgcacaggcttagttgctccacggcatgtgggatcttcccggagcagggctcgaacccgtgtcccctgccttggcaggcggattcttaaccactgcgccaccagggaagtccaaaagctACTTTTAAAAGATGGATTTTTATGATTAGCCCTTAAAGTTTTGGAACTGTATGGTCCTTCCATTAGATGTCTCAAAACTTGAAAAACTGCCTTAACATAGCACAGTGATGCTCTTTTGTGGTGTGGGCAGGGAATTTCAGGCATGCCCTTACCACCCCCAAGCAAAGGAAAACTAGTCTCTGGTTGCCTGTGGTTAGGGAACTGAGTGAGCTAAGGGTTTTTTTTATCTCATGGATTTGTAGGGATTATTCATTCATacatcaaacatttattcagcTCTACCACGTGCCAGAGGAGCTTGAAGATAGTATCTgattcctgccctcaagaagtttgGAGTTGAGATAAGAGAGAGTTAAGAAATAGTACAGCAAAGGGCTAAAAGCGGTGTGAGAATAGAACTCTGGAGAGGGCGCAGCACAAAAGAAGGAGAGATCTATAGAAGACCGTCGTGGGCATCAGAGGTTGAGGATGCCCAGGAAAAGGCTGATGGAGAAGTTGAAGTTTGAATTGAGCCTTCTCCTAAGGAGAAAGCTGCCACCAGTAAAGACACAAGTGAGAGACAGGAAGAAGTCATTTTGCCCAGTGAGGGTAGAGGACGAATGAGGACTTTGTGGTCAGCTAGACCTGGGTATGTTTCTGGCTAGTGGTTTGTAACCCCTAGGCAAGTTACTCACCCTTGCTccaccttagtttcctcatctgtaaaaccagCATAGTAATAATACctcctcacagggttgttattCATTTGACAGTTTATGTGCTGGGAGCCTTTTTGGGGACTGGGAATACAGCAGTAAACAacagtaatgaaaacaaagtCTGAATGAGGAGGGTAGGACTAGGTCATGAAGGTATGCTGTGAGTTAACAGGCACTCTCAGAATAGCCAGGATAACAAGTTGTTAAAATCCAAGGCTCCATTTTACTTGAAAAGACATACATGACAAGAATAAGTTGTTTTAGGTGAACACTTCAAGAATGAGTTTGCACTTCTTGCATGCAAACACCTTTTTCTAATCTTGTTTTCCTGTCATCTCTTGTATAGGCCAACTTTTGTATCCTTAagttttacatttagtttttcATCCCTCTGATTTTCCCTATTCCTTCACACTTGCTGTTCAGAACCTTAAAACTTGCTAATAACCGTGTGCTAGTAGTTTTGACTAATGTCTCTTAGCACTGATATTAAGATATGCTGAAATTCACAGATTCTCAGCATGAAGGGGTGACTACTCTTCTATCATATTGTATGTTGAATTTACTGTATCCTGTGTGCTGGAAATGGGGTCTATCCAGAAAGCTTCTAGAATTTATATTTGAATTAGACTACACATCAAAAAGTGTTCCAGAGGAGGTTAGGAAAGAGCATCGTGTCCAGCttaagttgttgttgttgttgttgttttaatttatttatttggcggtGCCAGTTCTTACGTTGCTGCGTGTGACATCTTTATTGTGGCATtcaggatctttttagttgcagcatgtgggctctttttttttttttctaatgtgtatacatattttattggctctcattttctttttttttttatgtcattattggagtataattgctttacaatgttttgttagtttctcctgtataacaaagtgaatcagctgtaagtatccatgtatccccatatctcctccctcttgcatctccctccccccttccctatcccgcccctctaggtggtcacaaagtaaagagctgatctccctgtgctgtgcagctgcttcccactagctatctattttacatttggtagtgtgtatatgtcaatgctactctctcactttgtcccagctcccccctgcccaccccgatctgtgtcctcacgtccattctctacgtctgtgtctttattcctgtcctgcccctaggttcatcagaaccatttttttttttagattccatatatatgtgttagcatatggtatctgtttttctctttctgacttacttcattctgtatgacagactctaggtccatccacctcactacaaataactcaattccatttctttttatggctgagtaatatattacattgtatatatgtgccacatcttctttatccattcatctgtcaatggacatttaggttgcttccatgacctggctattgtaaatagtgctgcagtgaacattgtggtacatgtctctctttgaattatggttttctcagggtatatgcccagtagtgggattgctgggtcatatggtagttctatttttagttttttgaggaacctccatactgttctccaaagtgtctgtatcaatttacattcccaccaacagtgcaagagggttcccttttctccacaccctctccagcacttgttgtttgtagattttttgatgatggccagccTGAccgtgtgaggtgacacctcactgtggttttgatttgcatttctctaatgattagtgatcttgagcatcctttcatgtgtttgctggcaatctgtatatcttctttggagaaatgtctatttaggtcttccatccatttttggattgggttgtttgtttctttgatattgagctgcatgagctgctcgtatattttggagattaatcctttctcagttgcttagtttgcaaatattttctcccattctgagagttgtcttttcgtcttgtttatggtttcctttgctgtgcaaaagcttttaagtttcattaggtcccatttgtttatttttgtttttatttccattactctaggagttggatcaaaaaggatcttgctgtgatttatgtcatagcgtgttctgcctatgttttcctctaagatattTATAGTGTCTGGGCATGCGggctctcagttgtggcatgtgggatctagttccctgaccagagatcaaacccaggcccactgcattaggagtgaggagtcttaactactggaccatcagggaagtccccagcttaAGGTTTGATATTTGAGAAAAGATCAATACATTTTTGAAGCAATTCTCATTGGAATATTGTTGGAAAATCATCTTTTATTGTGTAAATATGATTCTAAAAGTATTGTTATCAAATCtattgaaaagaaaatggttaGGTGTATAGAGGAAGTGGACTGACATGAAATTTAATTTCAGAgttgaaaacaatttttatatctaGAATAGACTGAGATCTTGAGTGTCTTATATAATATGACTGGCTCTTTGTGTATGTTAGGGGACGTGTAACGAATACTGCTGACATTATTAGGCTGCTCATTTGAAGAAGCTAGTTTGGGTTCCTACACTGCCACTTTCTTCACTGTATGTTGGAAAAGTTGAGAGTCTCCTagagaaaacattttacattttctttgagaCTTTgccatgtatattcatcagtctATCTCTTAAAGAACCACTAAATTGTCAGGACgttttgtgtttctctgttttttctttttaactagcCTCTTTGTATTTCACTTGAATGATTAGACATGTTTATATGAGAAGCCATGTCTTTGTAACCAGATTATTTCTTATAGAGTTCCCCTTCTTGCTAAAATATGCCCtctaaattattagaaaaatatgagaaatttATTGGTTCTAATACAGAGTGGTTACGAAAATTCTAAGAGCATTTTTAGAAACCATAACCAGGCTTTCATTTAGATCTCAATTGATAACTCAGTAACTTCAACTGATGTATTCCCTGCTATGTAGTCCTTACGGGATAAAGGTTACTTTACTTTGTGATCAAATGTGTATCTCTGTACCTAAGGGATGAGGTGCAGCCTGTTGGCTATGGAACAGTGTTCTGCTGTGCTGAGCAGACTGAGTCATTCAAGGATCCAATCACTGTCCTTGGCTAGGCTAGCATACTCTCCTACCCAGCTGAACAACAAATGATGCTGCTTGCTTGCATTTCCCACTAAATAGTATGACAGTGCCTTAAGTTTGTTTTTATCCAGATTTTAAAGTTATCTATgcatttttatgtgtattttctcatttgaccTTTACACAGTCCTTTGAGGTAGTGGGCTGTTGTTGATTACACTGAAGTTCATTAATGTTAAGTGAGTTACCGAAGGTCTCAGAATTTCTCTTgatttttagggggaaaaatgTTGTTTCCTTTGGGCAAGAGGAAAAATCTtacctggaatttaaaaaattgtaaagtcTCATCTTCCAGATGAAGAATTAATGACCAAAGAGGTTAAGTGGCATGTTTAAGGTCACCTAAGTAATCAGTGGTGGAACTCGGACTGAAACCCAGTTCACTGCTGTCTCCCTTGTACCATGATATCTACAACCAGTCATTCAGAACTTCTAGCATCTCCTATGCATCATCATGTTGCAGTGTGTTGTGAGAGATCAGTGTGCAAAAGAAGTTCAAGGTGGTCCCTGGCATCAAAGAGCTTAGACTGAAATTGGGGAGAGAAAACCACCACATAGAGAGTAATTGCTGAAATGTGTAGTACTCACTCTTCAAGAGTTCTCTGAAGAGGTGATCAGTTGGAGGATGGAAGAGTCAAATGTGACTTCATTGGGGAAGGGATAATTTTGTCTGAGGCTTAAAGGACAAGTTGCTTCTCTGTAGATGGAAGGTAGTCCAAGTTGAGGAGGCAAATTGAGCAAAAGCCAAAATGAGCATGACCTACGATAGGAAGTAAGGAGAACAGGAATGGACTTGGGGGAAGAAAATTAAGCTGGGTAGATAAATTGGAGCCAGATTATGCAAGGCCTTGAAAGCAGGCCAGAGGAATTTGGAGCTTTTTCATTCAATCAGTCAACCTTAAGTACCTACTGCAAACGAGGTGTTGTGGTAGATGCTGGGAATTCAAAATTGGGAGTAATCCCTGCCCTTTAGTCTAGTAGGGAAACAGTTATAGCAGGCTGTGACAAGTGCTTTAAAAGAGATGAGAACATGGTGCCCTGGAAGCAGAGGTAGAAGTGCAAAGGAGACAGCATGTCAGAGGTAAGAAAGTGATGAGTAGCTGGTGTGTTGAGAGGTAAAGCGTGGGAAGATGCGGGAAGTGTGTAGCTGGAGAGCAGGCTGaaaggtgggcagaggccagatcatCAAGGGCCTTGTGTGCAGTGCCAAGCAGTGGTCAGTAGTGGGGTTTATATTTTCAACCTAAAAAAAGAACTtgacttttattaatatttaatgtataaAAAACCCTGGTTCTCTTCCTCAGTCTTATAAGACAATGCCATTACACACTCAATACACGAGGTGATGTCTCAAGGGAAGAGTGAAAGCTTCACAAAGCACAGGAATTGAATGTGGTGACCTTATTAATTTGTCTGCTATTATCATACTGCAACTTATTGCAGTTTACTTGAGCCTGGTTGAGTGGATTTATGATATATTATCTGCTTTTAACTAAATTAATCTTCACAAAATGAGCAAGTGGCTTAAAGATTTGCACAGAGAAACCGTGGATTGAAGATAATTCTAAcactataaataataaaaacgtAGAGTTTACATTTCTCCTAGTAGGAGCTCTTTGTCACATTTCAAGGTAAGCCTGTCAAGAAGTCAGCCTAAAAAATGAAATTGTCAAGAAGACTATTTGAAATGTGGATTAATACATTATCATGAATAATGAACTATATGAGACTGTATTGTACTTTGAATCATACAGTAGCTAAGATAGTATGACTTCATCAGGTATATATTTAGTGTATGTATTTCATCTTTATCGCATTCATTCTTGATGTTTACATTTTGTATATATTCTATAATATGTATGCATTAATGAATATTTGTAGGATGAGTGTATAGACTCACATGTTTGCTGATGAGTGTGTACTACCAAaagttttaggggcttccctggtggcgcagtggttaagaatccgcctgccaatgcaggggacatgggttcattccctggtctgggaagatcccacatgctgcagagcaactaagcccctgcgccacaactactgaagcccgcacacctagagcctgtgctctacaacaagagaagccactgcaatgagaagcccgcgcacctcaatgaagagtagcccccgctcgccgcaactagagaaggcctgtgcgcagcaacgaagacccaacacagccaaaaatagattaattaattttaaaaaaaacacttaaaaaaaaaaaagttttaggcCTGGCAAGCCACCCaggttttaaaatgctttaaatgaGGAGTGCTTTAAACAAAGAAGCAATCTCTTAGAAAGAGTGGCAGATGGGGAGTGTAGGAGCTCAAGACATGAGGTAAGGGAAAgcagttaggaggctgttgcgACACCATTAGGATAGTGAGACTGGATAGGACAGTGTGAAGCTGAAAGATATTAAGGAGATAGAAACAACAGGTCTAAATGATCAGTTTGGGGACCtaaggggagggaaaaagagagggaggatAACTCCTAGATGTTTGGCTTGGGAAAGTGGGTATCTATGAAAACAAAACGAATGGGGGAGGAACTAGTTTTTTGGGTGAAGAGAAGAAGTTTGGTTtggacatgttgaatttgagtCACCTGTGTGACAACCTGGTGCAAAAGGCTGGTACAGGTCTGTAGTCAAGAGAAATGTCAGAAATGAGTTGAAGATTTATGAGATGTTAGGGTAGGGGTGGTGATTAATGCCATAAGTGTCGCTGTAATCATTAAGAGAGTGcaaattaaaaagagaagtaGGAACAGGATGGAACCCTGCAGAACCCCTACATTTAAAATGAGAGTGGAGGAAGAGAAATCTGGAAAGAAATGGTCCAGGGAGTGGAAGTCAGGGAGGCAAGAGTTTCAAAAAGAAGGGGGTGATCAACATCTTCGGATGCTGGAGAagtcaagaaggaaaaagaagaatcctCAGTGATGTCGTGGTTTCGAGCCGCTCCTTTGGCCCAGGGTCCTGGAGAGGAGGGGGACGTTTTTGACGAGGAAGCTGACGAGTCGGTCCTGGTGCATCGGGAATGGCGGAGCCACATGCAGAGACGAGTCAAAGAAGGCTATAGAGATGGAATAGATGCTGGCAAAGCAGTTACTCTTCAACAAGGTTTCAATCAAGGTTATAAGGAAGGTGCAGAAGTCATTATAAACTATGGACAACTCAGAGGAACATTGAGTGCTTTGCTCTCCTGGTGTCACCTTCATGATAATAGTGCAGCTTTgatcagtaaaataaataatcttcTGGATGCAGTTGGCCAGTGTGAAGAGTATGTGCTCAGACATCTGAAATCAATCACTCCACAGCCCCATGTTGTAGATTTATTGGACTCCATTCAGGATATGGACCTTTGTCATATAGCTCCAGCTGAGGAAAAGATTGATGAAGCTAAAGATGAAAGATTCTATGAAAATAATGCTGAGTTTAACAAAAACTGTAGCAAGAATCTTAGTGGGGTAGAttgttcatctttaaaatgttgtAGAACACAGGAGCGTGCACATTCCGAAAACCCAAGCCTCACTTGGATTTTAGAACAGACAGCCAGTTTGGTAAAACAGCTGGGAGTATCAATAGACATATTACAGCACCTCAAACAACTAtaaaaattatcttcattttaataatgaaaataatattcagaacatTCTTAGAACATTTTGTTTCTGAACAAGCTAACCAAAATTTGTACTGGTTTCTACATTGAACACTTCACTTGTAAGGTTATCCTTCATGGAAGTTTGAAATGTCTTCAAAATTAACACTATTTAATATAAGCCTATTTTCTTTGTCACTGGTAATTTTTATGTGGTTTAAGATATGCTCGGGCATTCCAGTTGTCATCATTTTCAAATTTCTGATCAAAATCAAGCATTTTTGGACTCATTATTAGCAGAAATGAACAAGAATCAGactacagttaacccttgaacagcACAGGTGTTAGGGGTACCCACCCAccatgcagtcaaaaatctgcatattaCTTATAGCTGGCTCTCCATACCTGCAGTTGCGAGTCTCAGATTCACCCAACCTCAGATGCTAcggtactgtagtatttactactgaaagaaaatccaagtataagtgGACCCTCAGAGTTCAAACTCTTGTGGTTCAAGCATCAAATGTTATTTTGTAAGGACTTAGCCCTACCTTCTGCTCTTAGCACATTGTCTTGTGATTAGGACCTCACCTTATAATCAGACCAAAGTTACAAAAAATTACCTAATGGCTAAAGTTGTAAATAGACACACATAGATGTATATAGATATGtagacatatatatattgaaattaaGAGGCTAATAAgtgtaaagctgaaaaaatgtttatactgataattaaaatactaaagtttgttttagtttttttattgaggtataattgatttataatgtttcaggtatacagcaaagtgattcagttatacatttttttttcagatttttttccattataggttattacaaaatattgaatagagttccctgtgctatatagtaggtcctttttgtttattttatatatagtaatgtgtatatgttaatcccaaacttctaatttatgcccacctcctttcccttttggtaaccgtaagtttgttttctatgtctgtgagtctatttctgttttgtaaataagttcatttgtatcatttttttagattccacatataagtgatatcataccataaaaaaaaaaaaaaaaaaaaaaagaaggaaaaagaagtccGTTGGGTTTGGTGATTAGAGAACAGGATTGTTAGAATTCTGTTAAGGGCAGTTTCATTGGAGTGACAAGAGCAGAGGGCAGTGAGTAGAccttacttttttaaagtttctcagaaaaacaaaagaagcaaagGTGGTAACTAGAGTTGAATAAAGTATCCAAGAAGGATTTTACTTttgtagttgtttgttttttattttgttttgttttaagggaAAGAATTGGGACATATTTATACAGCAAGGAGAAAAGGCTGGCTGAGAAAGGGAGAGGTTGGAGAGATAGAAGGGATGGGGAACTGATGCAGTCCATTCTTGAGCCAGGAAGTGACATGATGGGAACAGAATTTTGGGTTGGCAGCAGTGGATGCGCTTGATGTAATGCAAAGAGGAAAGAGCAAATGTAGGAAAAACTACAGCTGTTGTAGTGAAAAGCAATCCAAAGCAGAGGTGATAACCATTGaggggggtgatggtggtggcccTGAGAATAGAGAGGAAGATTCAATTCAAGAAACAGTTTAAAGCAGGTGATTTCTTGCCAGGGGACAGCAGATCCACTGGGGACCTTTTCCTACCCAGACAGCCTCCTTCTGACTGCCTGGGGCACCCAAAGATTGCATACCTGTAGAGAATCTCTGGCCTCTGTTACTAGCACGGGCATCTGATGCCTCAGAGATGTTGGAGTGGAAAATTGAGAGCCACTGTTTCAAAGGAAGAAATGACAGGATGTGGGGGCAGGTTGGATATAGTGAATTAGCCCTGAGATTTCTCTCCAGGGACAGCACTTAGCTTTGTTGTAAAGCACTTAGGCAGTGTAACTCTGTCAGCTGGCTATGGGGattgagaagaaaaattttagttTATAAACACTACATAGTCACACAGCATGAGAGCATATTCTTCCTTTAAAGGGTTTTTTCCCTAGGTTAGTGAAAGGAGTTGTTGGCTTCTTCTGCAGAAATGATGGTATATTCAGGTGAGTTTAATATTTTGTGTCtggagaaatacagttgatttagtTACTAACTGCCATTCTAAGGAGTATACACTTGAGTCCTTCATAAAATTTGTGCTTGATTTCAGTGTAAAAACAAAATTCGTGAAATAATTTTGTATGTAAACAAAGTACCAGTGATTATGGTATCAGTAGATTGACCTTTTAGGAAGAGTCAAGAGTTATGAAACTcaaatttgttttggtttctaTGATCAGGCTCCCAAGACGTTGCTAGAATGCTTTGACATATAACTAGTTAAGAATATGCGAAGTGCagccttttttttggctgcacccgtGGCTTGTGGCATCTTCGTTCCccagactagggattgaacccggcctgtgagtgaaagtgcagagtcctaaccactggactgccagggaattcccaaagtgcagctttcaaaaaaaattactttggctTTTCTGCAACGTTCTTT
Above is a window of Balaenoptera ricei isolate mBalRic1 chromosome 19, mBalRic1.hap2, whole genome shotgun sequence DNA encoding:
- the LOC132353812 gene encoding protein YAE1 homolog, which produces MSWFRAAPLAQGPGEEGDVFDEEADESVLVHREWRSHMQRRVKEGYRDGIDAGKAVTLQQGFNQGYKEGAEVIINYGQLRGTLSALLSWCHLHDNSAALISKINNLLDAVGQCEEYVLRHLKSITPQPHVVDLLDSIQDMDLCHIAPAEEKIDEAKDERFYENNAEFNKNCSKNLSGVDCSSLKCCRTQERAHSENPSLTWILEQTASLVKQLGVSIDILQHLKQL